In Macaca fascicularis isolate 582-1 chromosome X, T2T-MFA8v1.1, one DNA window encodes the following:
- the STARD8 gene encoding stAR-related lipid transfer protein 8 isoform X6 has product MTLNNCASMKLEVHFQSKQNEDSEEEEQCTISSHWAFQQESKCWSPMGSSDLLAPPSPGLPVTSSCESVLTELSATSLPVITVSLPPEPADLPLPGCAPSLSDRPFLSPTQGQEGPQDKAKKRHRNRSFLKHLESLRRKEKSGSQQAEPERSPAASEKVSKASSFRSCRGFLSAGFYRAKNWAATSAGGSGANTRKAWEAWPVALFRHPQRIHRGDCLVHVPGDHKPGTFPRSLSIESLCPEDGHRLADWQSGRRWGCEGRRGSCGSTGSHASTYDNLPELYPAEPVMVGVEAEDEDDEDSGGSYAHLDDILQHVWGLQQRVELWSRAMYSDLGPGDEEEEEATSSVQIATVEVKCQAEALSQMEVLAHGESPAWAQAEVQPAVLAPAQASAEAEPLAQEETEALAPAPAQDSEQEAHSGGEPTFASSLSVEEGHSISDTVASSSELDSSGNSMNEAEAAGPLAGLQASMPRERRDSGVGASLTRPCRKLRWHSFQNSHRPSLNSESLEINRQFAGQINLLHKGSLLRLTAFMEKYTVPHKQGWVWSMPKFMRRNKTPDYRGQHVFGVPPLIHVQRTGQPLPQSIQQAMRYLRSQCLDQVGIFRKSGVKSRIQNLRQMNETSPDNVCYEGQSAYDVADLLKQYFRDLPEPIFTSKLTTTFLQIYQLLPKDQWLAAAQAATLLLPDENREVLQTLLYFLSDIASAEENQMTAGNLAVCLAPSIFHLNVSKKESPSPRIKSKRSLVGRPGPRDLSDNMAATQGLSHMISDCKKLFQVPQDMVLQLCSSYSAAELSPPGPALAELRQAQAAGVSLSLYMEESIQDLLRDAAERFKGWMSVPGPQHTELACRKAPDGHPLRLWKASTEVAAPPAVVLHRVLRERALWDEDLLRAQVLEALMPGVELYHYVTDSMAPHPCRDFVVLRMWRSDLPRGGCLLVSQSLDPEQPVPESGVRALMLTSQYLMEPCGLGRSRLTHICRADLRGRSPDWYNKVFGHLCAMEVAKIRDSFPTLQAVGPETKL; this is encoded by the exons ATGACCTTGAACAATTGTGCCTCGATGAAACTGGAGGTTCATTTTCAAAGCAAGCAG AATGAAGACTCAGAAGAGGAAGAGCAGTGTACCATCAGTAGCCACTGGGCCTTCCAGCAGGAAAGTAAGTGCTGGTCTCCTATGGGGTCCTCTGATCTGTTGGCCCCACCGAGCCCTGGCCTGCCAGTGACCTCAAGCTGTGAGAGCGTTCTCACCGAGCTTAGTGCCACCTCTCTGCCAGTCATCACCGTGAGCCTACCACCCGAGCCAGCAGACTTGCCCTTGCCAGGCTGTGCCCCCAGCTTGAGTGACCGGCCCTTCCTCAGCCCCACCCAGGGCCAGGAGGGTCCCCAGGACAAAGCCAAGAAGCGCCATCGTAACCGTAGCTTCCTCAAGCACCTTGAGTCTCTGAGGCGGAAGGAAAAGAGTGGCAGCCAGCAAGCAGAGCCCGAACGTAGTCCAGCCGCCTCAGAGAAGGTCTCCAAAGCCTCATCTTTCCGCAGTTGTCGTGGCTTCCTCTCAGCCGGATTTTACAGGGCCAAGAACTGGGCCGCCACCTCAGCCGGTGGCAGTGGTGCCAACACTCGGAAGGCCTGGGAGGCTTGGCCAGTGGCCTTGTTCCGGCATCCTCAGCGGATACACCGGGGTGATTGCCTGGTGCATGTGCCTGGGGACCACAAACCGGGCACATTCCCTCGCTCCCTGTCCATTGAGAGCCTGTGTCCTGAGGACGGACACCGCCTGGCAGACTGGCAGTCAGGTAGGCGGTGGGGCTGTGAGGGGCGCCGGGGCTCCTGTGGCTCAACGGGCAGCCATGCCAGCACGTATGACAACTTACCTGAGCTGTACCCAGCTGAGCCTGTAATGGTTGGGGTCGAGGctgaagatgaagatgatgaggacAGTGGGGGCAGCTATGCTCACCTAGACGACATCCTCCAGCACGTGTGGGGGCTACAGCAACGAGTAGAGCTGTGGTCTCGGGCCATGTACTCAGACCTGGGGCCtggagatgaggaagaggaggaggccacTTCATCAGTACAAATAGCCACAGTTGAGGTCAAATGCCAAGCTGAGGCTCTCAGCCAGATGGAGGTTCTGGCCCACGGAGAGTCCCCAGCCTgggcccaggctgaagtccagCCAGCAGTCCTGGCTCCGGCTCAGGCTTCAGCTGAGGCTGAGCCACTGGCACAGGAAGAGACTGAGGCCCTGGCCCCGGCCCCAGCCCAGGACAGTGAGCAGGAGGCACATTCAGGCGGGGAACCCACCTTTGCCTCTAGCCTGTCTGTGGAGGAAGGACACTCCATTTCTGATACTGTGGCCTCCTCCAGCGAACTTGACAGTAGTGGGAACTCCATGAATGAGGCTGAGGCTGCGGGGCCCCTGGCTGGACTCCAGGCATCAATGCCCCGTGAACGGCGCGATTCAGGTGTTGGGGCCTCACTTACCAGACCCTGCAG GAAGCTCCGTTGGCATAGCTTCCAGAACTCCCATCGGCCCAGCCTCAACTCAGAGTCGCTGGAGATCAACCGGCAGTTTGCAGGCCAGATCAACCTCCTGCACAAGGGCTCACTGCTGCGGCTTACTGCCTTCATGGAGAAGTACACTGTGCCCCACAAGCAGGGCTGGGTCTG GTCAATGCCCAAGTTCATGAGGAGAAACAAGACCCCAGACTACCGGGGACAGCACGTATTTGGGGTGCCACCCCTCATCCATGTGCAGCGCACGGGCCAGCCACTGCCACAGAGCATTCAGCAAGCCATGCGCTACTTGCGCAGCCAGTGCCTGGACCAA GTAGGCATCTTCCGCAAGTCTGGGGTCAAGTCCAGGATCCAGAACCTGCGCCAAATGAATGAGACCTCGCCTGACAACGTCTGCTATGAGGGCCAGTCAGCCTACGACGTGGCTGACCTGCTAAAGCAGTATTTCCGGGACCTGCCTGAGCCCATCTTCACCAGCAAGCTCACCACCACTTTCCTCCAGATCTACCAGC TCCTCCCCAAGGATCAGTGGTTGGCAGCAGCACAAGCCGCCACCTTGCTGCTCCCCGATGAGAACCGAGAGGTGCTACAGACTCTGCTCTACTTCTTAAGTGACATTGCCTCTGCCGAGGAAAACCAGATGACAGCAGGCAACCTGGCAGTGTGCCTGGCGCCCTCCATCTTCCACCTCAATGTCTCTAAGAAGGAGAGCCCCTCTCCCAG GATCAAGAGCAAACGCAGCCTCGTTGGTAGGCCAGGCCCTAGGGACCTGAGTGACAACATGGCAGCCACCCAGGGCCTGTCGCACATGATCAGTGACTGCAAGAAACTTTTCCAG GTGCCCCAGGACATGGTGCTGCAGCTGTGCAGTTCCTACAGTGCAGCTGAGCTCAGCCCTCCCGGCCCAGCCCTGGCTGAGCTGCGTCAGGCCCAAGCTGCAGGGGTAAGCCTGAGCCTCTACATGGAGGAGAGCATCCAGGACCTGCTGCGTGATGCTGCTGAGCGCTTCAAGGGCTGGATGAGCGTGCCAGGGCCCCAGCACACGGAACTGGCTTGCAGGAAG GCACCGGACGGGCACCCCCTGCGGCTGTGGAAGGCGTCCACAGAGGTGGCAGCCCCCCCAGCTGTGGTGCTGCATCGTGTTCTCCGGGAGCGGGCCCTCTGGGATGAGGATCTGCTGCGGGCCCAGGTGCTGGAAGCCCTGATGCCGGGTGTGGAGCTGTACCACTATGTCACCGACAGCATGGCACCCCATCCCTGCCGCGACTTTGTGGTGCTTCG GATGTGGCGCTCTGACCTGCCTCGTGGGGGTTGCCTGCTTGTCTCCCAGTCCCTGGATCCTGAGCAACCTGTGCCAGAGTCGGGTGTGCGGGCCCTCATGCTCACGTCCCAGTACCTCATGGAGCCTTGTGGCTTGGGCCGCTCTCGGCTCACACACATCTGCCGGGCTGACCTCAG GGGCCGTTCTCCTGATTGGTACAACAAAGTCTTTGGGCACCTGTGTGCCATGGAAGTGGCAAAGATCCGGGACTCCTTCCCCACCCTGCAGGCAGTGGGCCCTGAGACAAAACTGTGA
- the STARD8 gene encoding stAR-related lipid transfer protein 8 isoform X8: MGSSDLLAPPSPGLPVTSSCESVLTELSATSLPVITVSLPPEPADLPLPGCAPSLSDRPFLSPTQGQEGPQDKAKKRHRNRSFLKHLESLRRKEKSGSQQAEPERSPAASEKVSKASSFRSCRGFLSAGFYRAKNWAATSAGGSGANTRKAWEAWPVALFRHPQRIHRGDCLVHVPGDHKPGTFPRSLSIESLCPEDGHRLADWQSGRRWGCEGRRGSCGSTGSHASTYDNLPELYPAEPVMVGVEAEDEDDEDSGGSYAHLDDILQHVWGLQQRVELWSRAMYSDLGPGDEEEEEATSSVQIATVEVKCQAEALSQMEVLAHGESPAWAQAEVQPAVLAPAQASAEAEPLAQEETEALAPAPAQDSEQEAHSGGEPTFASSLSVEEGHSISDTVASSSELDSSGNSMNEAEAAGPLAGLQASMPRERRDSGVGASLTRPCRKLRWHSFQNSHRPSLNSESLEINRQFAGQINLLHKGSLLRLTAFMEKYTVPHKQGWVWSMPKFMRRNKTPDYRGQHVFGVPPLIHVQRTGQPLPQSIQQAMRYLRSQCLDQVGIFRKSGVKSRIQNLRQMNETSPDNVCYEGQSAYDVADLLKQYFRDLPEPIFTSKLTTTFLQIYQLLPKDQWLAAAQAATLLLPDENREVLQTLLYFLSDIASAEENQMTAGNLAVCLAPSIFHLNVSKKESPSPRIKSKRSLVGRPGPRDLSDNMAATQGLSHMISDCKKLFQVPQDMVLQLCSSYSAAELSPPGPALAELRQAQAAGVSLSLYMEESIQDLLRDAAERFKGWMSVPGPQHTELACRKAPDGHPLRLWKASTEVAAPPAVVLHRVLRERALWDEDLLRAQVLEALMPGVELYHYVTDSMAPHPCRDFVVLRMWRSDLPRGGCLLVSQSLDPEQPVPESGVRALMLTSQYLMEPCGLGRSRLTHICRADLRGRSPDWYNKVFGHLCAMEVAKIRDSFPTLQAVGPETKL; encoded by the exons ATGGGGTCCTCTGATCTGTTGGCCCCACCGAGCCCTGGCCTGCCAGTGACCTCAAGCTGTGAGAGCGTTCTCACCGAGCTTAGTGCCACCTCTCTGCCAGTCATCACCGTGAGCCTACCACCCGAGCCAGCAGACTTGCCCTTGCCAGGCTGTGCCCCCAGCTTGAGTGACCGGCCCTTCCTCAGCCCCACCCAGGGCCAGGAGGGTCCCCAGGACAAAGCCAAGAAGCGCCATCGTAACCGTAGCTTCCTCAAGCACCTTGAGTCTCTGAGGCGGAAGGAAAAGAGTGGCAGCCAGCAAGCAGAGCCCGAACGTAGTCCAGCCGCCTCAGAGAAGGTCTCCAAAGCCTCATCTTTCCGCAGTTGTCGTGGCTTCCTCTCAGCCGGATTTTACAGGGCCAAGAACTGGGCCGCCACCTCAGCCGGTGGCAGTGGTGCCAACACTCGGAAGGCCTGGGAGGCTTGGCCAGTGGCCTTGTTCCGGCATCCTCAGCGGATACACCGGGGTGATTGCCTGGTGCATGTGCCTGGGGACCACAAACCGGGCACATTCCCTCGCTCCCTGTCCATTGAGAGCCTGTGTCCTGAGGACGGACACCGCCTGGCAGACTGGCAGTCAGGTAGGCGGTGGGGCTGTGAGGGGCGCCGGGGCTCCTGTGGCTCAACGGGCAGCCATGCCAGCACGTATGACAACTTACCTGAGCTGTACCCAGCTGAGCCTGTAATGGTTGGGGTCGAGGctgaagatgaagatgatgaggacAGTGGGGGCAGCTATGCTCACCTAGACGACATCCTCCAGCACGTGTGGGGGCTACAGCAACGAGTAGAGCTGTGGTCTCGGGCCATGTACTCAGACCTGGGGCCtggagatgaggaagaggaggaggccacTTCATCAGTACAAATAGCCACAGTTGAGGTCAAATGCCAAGCTGAGGCTCTCAGCCAGATGGAGGTTCTGGCCCACGGAGAGTCCCCAGCCTgggcccaggctgaagtccagCCAGCAGTCCTGGCTCCGGCTCAGGCTTCAGCTGAGGCTGAGCCACTGGCACAGGAAGAGACTGAGGCCCTGGCCCCGGCCCCAGCCCAGGACAGTGAGCAGGAGGCACATTCAGGCGGGGAACCCACCTTTGCCTCTAGCCTGTCTGTGGAGGAAGGACACTCCATTTCTGATACTGTGGCCTCCTCCAGCGAACTTGACAGTAGTGGGAACTCCATGAATGAGGCTGAGGCTGCGGGGCCCCTGGCTGGACTCCAGGCATCAATGCCCCGTGAACGGCGCGATTCAGGTGTTGGGGCCTCACTTACCAGACCCTGCAG GAAGCTCCGTTGGCATAGCTTCCAGAACTCCCATCGGCCCAGCCTCAACTCAGAGTCGCTGGAGATCAACCGGCAGTTTGCAGGCCAGATCAACCTCCTGCACAAGGGCTCACTGCTGCGGCTTACTGCCTTCATGGAGAAGTACACTGTGCCCCACAAGCAGGGCTGGGTCTG GTCAATGCCCAAGTTCATGAGGAGAAACAAGACCCCAGACTACCGGGGACAGCACGTATTTGGGGTGCCACCCCTCATCCATGTGCAGCGCACGGGCCAGCCACTGCCACAGAGCATTCAGCAAGCCATGCGCTACTTGCGCAGCCAGTGCCTGGACCAA GTAGGCATCTTCCGCAAGTCTGGGGTCAAGTCCAGGATCCAGAACCTGCGCCAAATGAATGAGACCTCGCCTGACAACGTCTGCTATGAGGGCCAGTCAGCCTACGACGTGGCTGACCTGCTAAAGCAGTATTTCCGGGACCTGCCTGAGCCCATCTTCACCAGCAAGCTCACCACCACTTTCCTCCAGATCTACCAGC TCCTCCCCAAGGATCAGTGGTTGGCAGCAGCACAAGCCGCCACCTTGCTGCTCCCCGATGAGAACCGAGAGGTGCTACAGACTCTGCTCTACTTCTTAAGTGACATTGCCTCTGCCGAGGAAAACCAGATGACAGCAGGCAACCTGGCAGTGTGCCTGGCGCCCTCCATCTTCCACCTCAATGTCTCTAAGAAGGAGAGCCCCTCTCCCAG GATCAAGAGCAAACGCAGCCTCGTTGGTAGGCCAGGCCCTAGGGACCTGAGTGACAACATGGCAGCCACCCAGGGCCTGTCGCACATGATCAGTGACTGCAAGAAACTTTTCCAG GTGCCCCAGGACATGGTGCTGCAGCTGTGCAGTTCCTACAGTGCAGCTGAGCTCAGCCCTCCCGGCCCAGCCCTGGCTGAGCTGCGTCAGGCCCAAGCTGCAGGGGTAAGCCTGAGCCTCTACATGGAGGAGAGCATCCAGGACCTGCTGCGTGATGCTGCTGAGCGCTTCAAGGGCTGGATGAGCGTGCCAGGGCCCCAGCACACGGAACTGGCTTGCAGGAAG GCACCGGACGGGCACCCCCTGCGGCTGTGGAAGGCGTCCACAGAGGTGGCAGCCCCCCCAGCTGTGGTGCTGCATCGTGTTCTCCGGGAGCGGGCCCTCTGGGATGAGGATCTGCTGCGGGCCCAGGTGCTGGAAGCCCTGATGCCGGGTGTGGAGCTGTACCACTATGTCACCGACAGCATGGCACCCCATCCCTGCCGCGACTTTGTGGTGCTTCG GATGTGGCGCTCTGACCTGCCTCGTGGGGGTTGCCTGCTTGTCTCCCAGTCCCTGGATCCTGAGCAACCTGTGCCAGAGTCGGGTGTGCGGGCCCTCATGCTCACGTCCCAGTACCTCATGGAGCCTTGTGGCTTGGGCCGCTCTCGGCTCACACACATCTGCCGGGCTGACCTCAG GGGCCGTTCTCCTGATTGGTACAACAAAGTCTTTGGGCACCTGTGTGCCATGGAAGTGGCAAAGATCCGGGACTCCTTCCCCACCCTGCAGGCAGTGGGCCCTGAGACAAAACTGTGA